TTTGGCTGTTCAAGGTCCTACTTGTTAACTACAGGATGTGGTAAGTGGCCACGCAGAAATGAAATTGACACAAGTAGCAAGCTACTTGTTACAGCTCATTTTGGCAATGGTTCGGCATGCTTTCTTACCGGTATCCGGTATAGTTCCGAGGAATTATTGGCATTGCCGTGGGATCTTGGACAGCGAGCAATTAATTCAACCACGATTATCCATGCTCAAGGCAGTAGTGTCATCCATCAGCTGGGTCTTAATTCCTCATATAAAAACCAGAAGCGACAAGTTTTCGCAACAAGTAGTGAACTAGTAATAAGTCATGGATTAGCATGGATCGCATGCTTTCTTGATGCTTGTGAAATATTGGGTCCTGATTTTGATGCTCTTGCACTGCTAACCATTGGACCTTGGTTGAAATACATCTGTACGAGAGACCAATGGAAGATTGCTTGGTCTTTGTTGGGTTCTAATCATTGTCAGTGGCAGTCTGTTCCTTGGTCACCATTCCTCTTAATTTTGACTGAACTGCAGCCGGTCAGCATACTTGACTGTCGCCAACAAGAGCAGCTGAAGCATGACAGAGACTACTGCAATTTTCTGGCGTTCCAACCAGCTTGGCCACCACCGATGCGAGAAGGGGATTCCTTgcaatttctttggtttgtggTTGCTCTGGTGCATTTCAAGGAGTGGTATTATAGCTTGTACCCGGACAAGTTCTGGAATCCAAGTTATTTTTGGTTTGGTATTCTAGCGTCGACACTGGCAACTACTACACCGGCGGCATCAGCGACGCTTGAGCCTGACCTCTTCATGCCACCGCAAACGAGTAGCTCTGCCGTGTGCGCCAACAAACCTAAGGACAAGCGGCAATTGTTCATGTACCGGTTCAATTGTCTTGACACTTTCTGTCAGCAATACACAGAACACCATGTTGCTTTGGCTTCTGCATATCCTGAAATTTGTGTCGAAGAAGTGGCCATTGAGGACGGTCTGTTTGGATCTTTCAGTCATGTTAAGAGGATTTTTCAACCACGATATCTGGAAGCATCTGAGTACTTGTCATCGGCAGCAGATTCAGTTCCTTACCACTGTGCACCTGTAACTGCTGGAATGATTTTTCCCTATGGTTTTGTTTCTCTATGGAAATTTGCACGGTCCAGCTGGATTGACATTTTGAGGGTGATTCAAAACACATCTGCAGTTTGGTCATGCATCTTGTGGACACATGTTCATACAACAAATTCAGTTATGGACAAAAATAGTCTCTCCCTACTGGATTACTTGCTGCAATATTGTGATGCTAGACATGTGCATCTGCTCTCAAGAATGCTAGATGTTCAAATGCTCCTGGAACTTGCTAGACGCAACAAACCAGCGGGATCAAAAGGAAGGAGGAATGTTGCAGCTCCACCCTACTGCTGCGACCAGGACCTCGACCAGGCTTACTACTTCAACCAAGTCTATGTTAACCAACACTACTACCTCGACGCTTCTTGCGACCAAGTGAAAACCAGCAACGACTACTTCCTTGAGCAAGTCGGCGTCATCTGCTACCTCAACCTCGCCAGGCTCCGCCTCAACTACGGCACCCACTACAACCTCGGCGAAGTCATGAAGCATCAAGTACCATGGGATCCAGGAGGTTCGCCATGGCATCAGCTTGAGGTCAAGCTGAATTTTAAGGAGTGGGGAATGTTAGCGAACCCTACTAGTGTGCTGGGCTGGGCCATATGCTGCTCGGCTTGGGCTGCACGGAGGCCTGGCAAGAAAGCAACTACATATACGAGGCCATCGGCAACAGACAAGTCGGCTAGGAATTGGATGGCTTCGGCCTCCTCTGCTTCTGTATCTTCTTCCTCTCGTGTTCCTCTCCTCCTCTGTACTAGCTAAACCTTGGTGAATCCATGGCTTGTAGTTCAAATCCTTGAGCAATTGATCTCTGTACTAGTGTGTTGCTAACAATTGGTTACTCCATTATAGGTTGTGAGAATGACAACGTTTTCTCTGAAATTCTAAGGCCCATCCTGCATCACACGCTCTTAATCTTCAAGAAAAAAAACTGCAAAAGTGTAGAAGTTGTCTTTCACTGGGTGAAACTTACATCGTGCAAGATCCCATGTTGCCCGCATGTTTTTGTGACACCAAAACTGATTGTAGGGCCTGTTTATGTGCACCCGCGCCACTGCCATCCATCTAGTGGCCTCCGGCGGTGCCTCCTTTTCATCAAAGACGAAGTCGTCAAAGCCCTCTTCGCGGATCCCTAACTCGGCCATCATCTCTCCACTTCCGACGCGGAGTTAGAGCCAGATGCCTCAGCTGTCGTCAACCCCATAGTTGCAAAGCATGAACGCTAGCCCGAGAAAAACTAGATCAGGCCTTTGAGACGAACTCTAACCTCTTCTCGCCCCCAGAGAATTGATCAAGGCAGGGTAGTGATGCGAGGATCACCCCTAAGCCAGCCCGGATCAATTGCAGAGGAGGGAAGGTGAAACACTCGATGGCGGTGAAAAAATCACCTCCGGGAGAAGGAAACCCTAGTAAGAGGGAAAATCAAAAATCACCTCTCAAAAAGGAAACCCTAGTTAGAGGGAAATCAAGGCATGTGGGCGCGATGCAATTACCCGTGGAGTTAGGCCTCGGTCTGTCTATGTCTCTGGACCCATGATAGTGGAGTTAGGCCTCGGTCTATCTATGGAGTATGGACCCATGATAAAGGAAGCCACGGGTTTAGTCAAGAgaagcctacaaggttcagtgTGTGCGTGTTCGGCAAAGAGTAGCCCATATCTTAGCAAAGGAAGATTGCAGTACCGAGCTATGCATGACGAGGATTCGTGTGCCTCAACTTGTATTTTTTGATGCTTTGAACTCGGATGTAACCAAGTATGATTAAATAAAGCGGCAAAGCTTCcaatttaaaaataaataaatccaGATGTGAGTGCATAAGTGATCAGATTTGAGCAGTGCACATGTCCGGTATTTAGATCTATGATAAAGAGCATCAAATATCAAATTTTAGTTATAAGGAAAAAGAAGAGAACTTCAGCCACATAATTTTATGATTGATATGGTAGAGCCATAGATCTAAGTTTGAAACCACTGATAGGCAGAATATTCAATTTTTCCAAACAGGAGGCCACATCACTGCAAGCTTAACCAAATTCATGGCAAATCCACCGACCACCGAATCATGGGCACGAACTTAGTTCAAATACAAAATCAACATTGAGGATTCGACTTTGTAGATGCGCTTTATACATCTCTGACTCCAATGTTTGAAGAGCCCAAGAGAAACTGGATCTTAGACATATCTGGTCTTCCCATGAAAACCCTGCTTCTTCACCTGTGAATTCATCATGTAGAAATATGTCAAGAATTGATTGATGCACTTTCCAGCTAAATTAACCTCTGCTAGTTTAGCAAATGAGTGTTTCTATACCACTTTGAATGTTGACTGCAGCTTGGATAGAGCGACAGGGCACTCTCCCTTCTCATCATACTCATCAAACTCTCCTTCAGAAAGATCAATGTCAAATGGTGTCCCATGTACCTTAAAGAAGAGGGAGATTATTAGAACACCAATAAAACCATAACAAGCATGCTGCGAGAGTGAGGAACACATAGATTGTCAAATATAGCTATCAAGCAATGCTTACTTGCTTCATATGATAAACTAAAATCCACATATCTGCAGTACATAACATAAGGGTAGTGGTACTGGGTAACTGCAACTCAAGCTCTTAGTTTGATTATAAGTTGTCCCTTTCGATCTGGGTGGAGCATAGAAGAACGTAATTACTTTCTCTTATATATACTATGTGGGATGAAGAAACACACATTTTGAAAGAGCCCAGGAAGAACACATACAGAAATCACAGATTTGCTTGTCAAAAAACAAGGCGTATTGTTTTCTGTTCGTGGAAAAGAAGACAGACAATGAATAAACTAGAAGGAATATCTGTGTTCTCAGATGCAATATAAACAGAGGTATCATTGTAATGTAAACACATTATATTAGTTCTTTTTTGTTCAATGACACACATGATATTAATTCATAAGCAAAATGATGCAAAAACCAATAATACATAGAAGCAACCATGAATTCATCAGCAGGTACATAACAGTGAAACCAATGAGTCAAGCTCGCATTGAACAAATGCAACATTAGAGCTCAGTTCTAGGCTTCTAGCACATAAATTGTCTGGGCAAAATTAATTACTAGTTACAAAACAATATAGTAAGCTGACTGCAAACAAAAATCCAGCACATTCTTTTATAATGTGACCATACAGACTGTTAATACTCGTGGATGTGGTGAAAGATCAATAAATACTTACAGATTCAGCCTTCCAGCCATTACCAAAAGCGAACTCAATAGGTTCATAGCCTCTGCATTCAAAGACCATCAAACAAGTCATCTCTCCTTTCTGGCTCTGCTCAGCAGTCAGTGGTGTTCCCTGCCCAGGAATCATCACAACTGATCCCTCCCTCGAACATAACTTGCACTGAAAGAAAACCAGAACACCGTACTGATAAGACATATAACGATATCACAAAAGTATGTACTGGAGGAAGTTTTTTGCTCCTGTACACATTCCCTAGAAAGACCTAGGGAAAACACAGGCAGGGGCCTTTCAAAAGTCACTAAGCAATATAATCTACAATCAGCTAATAAAACATTTAGATTTAAATTATATAAATCATAAAATGGTTTGCAATAGAAGTGCCTATTTGACAAAGTAGTAGTATTATGGAACCTATGAAGTCCCTTAAAAGTCAAAAAAAAGAGATGCTTAAGCTTCCAACAAAACAAATGTGCAACAGAGTAATGAGATCTTGCAACACTGAAGCGGAATATAAGTACTTCTCTAGCAAGGTGCAGGTGTAATGACACCAAGAGAAGGGTGTTCTACCAGCAGTTTGAAATCCTTTATATTTGGTGAAGCTCATTGCCCTAGGGTCTTTGAGATGCATAGTGTGTCATTTTAAAACAGTTAGCACATGAATCTGTCATCAAATACTCCCTACTAAAGTTGTACTAAAGCTGCATAaagtaatatggatcggagggagtactctCTTTGTATCTCAAAGACTGAAGGACAGTGAGCTAGCTGTCTGCTTTTAAAACGTCCTGATGGTTCCTACTGTCAATTCTAGCCAACCGGGAGAGACCTATGTCTATCCACTAAATAACTGGTTCAATGAAGGTCCATAATAAATAAACAAAAGAAAACCATATACGTATTAATAATACCCATTACCACAGAAATCAAGTAAATCTGTCTATCCCAGACACGTTTAGTGATAGCAATGGAGAATTGTAAGCAGATTGGTACTGTAAGCAAATATATTATGTCCCTGTTGTTTAAATAAAGATATCAGCTTGCAAACTAAACTTCCAttaagaaaataaaaaacaaaataaGATCGCCCTGTGTTAAATTGTTCAGTACTCATTATTCAAAAAAAAGGAGGGAGTGGCAGAAACAGTGCCAGCAATAACAAAGCCCCAGACAACACATGCAGTGTTGCAGGCTAGAAACGAGAGTTACAAGACAGTCAAAGTTCTCTAGCAAAAGCAAAGTAAACAGTCCTCCCAAAATAAGTCAAAATGACAGCTTGATGCCATCAGTCCACCTTGTATTTGTTTCATCCAAAAGATGGGCAACCTTTTGTTAAAATCCAAATCACAATATGAACATGCTATATGCGTCGTTGAAGACCTCATAAGATAATTTAAACTATTACCacataaacaagcagacagaacACATATTATATACATAATTTGTTTGGACTTCACTTGCAAAATCACATGAAACCAAAATTATCACCACACAATAGCATAGACTTAGAAGAGCTTAACCACCGTCACACAGTAACAAGTTTCCTGGACATGTATGCCAATCGTAGAAGATGACACACCTATGTTCTTAACTTTGAACACAAACTGATCCTCCACCACACTATTGGATCCCCATTTTGGTTCAAAAAAGTTCAATCCCCATCTTAATGACACCTGGCATCAAACGGTGTAAAAAGAGAACAGACTACCAAATCCCACACGGAAATTTCAACCCTATTAATTCTGCGAACAGTACACACAAGACAGGAAcaagccgatcgatcctatcaaTGCAGAAATCCGCGTTTCCAGTCTCATCGACGACACAAAAAGTATTCTCCACAGACAGAAAGCTAAGGGCACATATGAATGAGTCCAGAGGAGGCATGCGGTGAGAGAAGGTGGCACCTTCTGGAGGAGATTGGCGGTGCCTTTGCCAGTGGGCAGTTGGACGACCTCGTCGAGGGAGACGCAGGTGGTCTTGCGCTCGTCTCCCCGCAGCTCTCGCACCGCAGCTGCGATCGATCCGACGCAGATACGCAATCGCCGTCAGAATCATCCGAATCGGAGAGAGATGTGGCGTGAGGAAAGCGACCAGAGAGTAGGCGGAGTCAGGAAGCGAACCTTGAAGTAGTAAGGGTAGCTGGGGTCGTCGCAGCCGCCGCGGGGCTGCAGGTTGGTGAGGCCGTCGAGCTCTGCCCCCACGAGCAGCGCGAAGAACACCATCTCCCCTCCGGTCGACGGGgttgccgccgcctcctcctctttcAGTCCTCGCTAGGGTTGGGGGCTTGGGTTTTTGGGTCGCGTCGGTGGCAGACGAAGCCTTGAGAGGAGAAGTGGGCGGGTTTGGGTTTGTGTGTTCGCTTTGCCTTCGCTCTCGGGGAGAAGGGGACGGGGGAGGAATATgtgtttcttctttctttcttttttgcgaACGGGAAGAATATGTTCGGTCGCTCTGCGCCTCTCGCCGTTTCGGAACAAGTTGGACAGGAATGCCCCTGGTCTGTACTACCTCGTTTATTTCTTAGTTAACTAAAAAAGATAAATTATCTCAAATGATAAGTGTCGAGGCACGAAGCATCCCGCCCCTGACTTTTTTACAACTAAAATTGTCATCAGGAAAAAAAAGTTGCCATACTTTTCATTCGTCGTGTGCTTTTCTCAAAGTCTTTCGGTTTTCAGTCTGGTCGTTGAAGGACCGCATGTGGTATTAACGAACGTGTCATCATGTATCGTTAATAACCCCCCAGCCCCACCCCAATGCTATCGCCAGCCTGTCTATTTTGCAGGTTGCTTTTCTGAAGAAAAGCACAACAACACACTGAAATACTTTGGATTCACGCTCTGAAATGTTTTGTTTTTCTCTTGCTTTGATTTGATTCGTCTATTCTGACATGCACGAGAAAACCCTTCAAAAATGAATCTAACTCGTTGAATTATTTCGCTTCTCTCGTTACCATATTGTTCTTCAACAATCTATCTTGTAGGAGAGAATAATTTAGAAGCACTGCTGAAAACTATGATCTGAGAAGTACCTCGTGCCTTATTTCCGCGATAAATCATTTCAAAGTCTTTGTACTCTAAAACAAATCTTTTTCAAAGACTCTGTTTTGCAGGAAATATCTCGGATTTCACCGAGTGCTTTGATCAATCCTCTTGACTCAAATCATATCTCAGTGCCACTCTTTTGAAGATTTATTTCGCCCCGTTGTTCTCTAACAATGCAGGACTTCAATTTATGAAAACCTTCGGTAATATGCATACATTCAAGGGGAGCGTACTTTATCTTCGGACAATCTTCTATTATTTACTTGTTCGCACAATCATTGGTTACCACTACCTTTCGATGTGTTTCGTTTCGTCAACAATCGTTCAAAAAGGAGGAGGGGGATTGTTGGCGCAATATGTTGACCCCTtgttgatgcggagcatccctcgaccATCCCCATGGACGTCACACCACCATCTCAAGCACGGAGAGGACCTATGATGAGAGCTCGCGCACGTGCCATCGAAACCGAGGTTAACTCCTTCCTCTTTGAACTCCATTCGAATTCACACGAGAGTTGGGTCCTACCTCAAACGGAAGTGTTATGCATGCTCAGGTATCAAGAAGAAGACCGTGAAGAGGCAAGGACGGAGGTACAAGCAGctatggaggaggagaaggaaggaggaggaagaaggggaggtcCTGGACACTCCGGGTGCCGGCCACTttggccccgggtgcccggcctcaaCCTGGGCGCGGCCCCTGCCCGCCCCGGGTGCCTGGCCATGTGGggcccgggtgcccggccctccCTGGGTGCTGCCCccatgtaacgccccgagaccgatgaaggaaatatgccctagaggcaataataaagttattatttatttccttatatcatgataaatgtttattattcatgctaggattgtattaaccggaaacttgatacatgtgtgaatacatagacaaacagagtgtcactagtatgcctctacttgactagctcgttgatcaaagatggttatgtttcctagccatagacatgagttgtcattcgattaaggggatcacatcattaggagaatgatgtgattgacttgacccattccgttagcttagcactcgatcgtttagtatgttgctattgctttcttcatgacttatacatgttcctatgactatgagattatgcaac
The Aegilops tauschii subsp. strangulata cultivar AL8/78 chromosome 3, Aet v6.0, whole genome shotgun sequence genome window above contains:
- the LOC109736981 gene encoding LOW QUALITY PROTEIN: uncharacterized protein (The sequence of the model RefSeq protein was modified relative to this genomic sequence to represent the inferred CDS: inserted 1 base in 1 codon) translates to MVFFALLVGAELDGLTNLQPRGGCDDPSYPYYFKLRCESCGETSXKTTCVSLDEVVQLPTGKGTANLLQKCKLCSREGSVVMIPGQGTPLTAEQSQKGEMTCLMVFECRGYEPIEFAFGNGWKAESVHGTPFDIDLSEGEFDEYDEKGECPVALSKLQSTFKVVKKQGFHGKTRYV